The proteins below are encoded in one region of Pseudomonas sp. SCB32:
- a CDS encoding arylsulfatase, translating to MIKKPGAGELAVAVGALLGSPVATAQDSLPFPPTPSASDAKPTLQESRHQQRQAPSHLPKDAPNILVIMLDDAGFAQADTVGGGIHTPTLSRVADSGIRYNAFHTTAISSATRAALLTGRNHHRVGNGVIAELATDWDGYTGEIPKSSATIAEVLKDYGYSTAAFGKWHNTPTRDTTAAGPFDTWPTGYGFEYFYGFLAGETSQYEPRLYRNTTPIEPPRKPGYHLSEDLAEQAIDWLQDHQNFAPSKPFFLYWAPGAVHGPHQVNAQWADKYKGKFDSGWDSYREETFKRQKALGFIPQNAQLTPRPAELPAWDSLSPEQKRYQARLMEVYAGFMEHADTQAGKILDELEQEGKRDNTLIFYVFGDNGASAEGMEGTINELLAQNGIPVPKEQQLKVLDGMYGGLPALGGAKLESMYNAAWAWAGSGPFPGTKLVAGYFGGTRTPLAISWPKGISADKAVRKQFHHVNDIAPTVYDILGITPPKSVNGVAQDPLDGVSLRYTFADAQAESRKPAQYFEVLGSRGIYKDGWIASVFGPRKPWVQGFSQFMGWNPQNDHWALYDLSNDYSQANDLSEKFPEKLAELKTEFDVQAKANHVYPIGAGLYPFLNPSVLARGDRKEWHFNERVNRLPEFAAPNLRSRHSSVRANIQLPDKASGVIYALGGIGGGVTLYLDEGHVNYEYNDLAIARIKLRSERPLAAGDAQIEVLTEPTDAKPGSPVKLTLKVNGEEVATGVTPFSPPLTFTASETFDVAEDLGSPVSLDYFERAPFALNGKVQDLHISYLP from the coding sequence ATGATCAAGAAACCCGGTGCAGGGGAGCTTGCCGTCGCTGTTGGGGCGCTGCTCGGCAGCCCAGTCGCGACAGCCCAGGACAGCCTGCCTTTCCCTCCTACTCCCTCGGCCAGCGATGCCAAGCCGACCCTGCAGGAATCCAGGCACCAGCAACGGCAGGCGCCGTCGCACCTGCCCAAGGACGCGCCGAACATCCTGGTGATCATGCTCGATGACGCCGGCTTCGCGCAGGCGGACACCGTCGGCGGCGGCATCCATACGCCGACCCTGAGCCGGGTCGCCGACAGCGGCATCCGCTACAACGCCTTCCACACCACCGCAATCAGCTCCGCCACGCGCGCGGCGCTGCTCACCGGGCGCAACCACCATCGCGTCGGCAATGGCGTCATCGCTGAGCTGGCCACCGACTGGGACGGCTATACCGGCGAAATCCCCAAGAGCTCGGCGACCATCGCCGAGGTGCTCAAGGACTACGGTTACAGCACCGCAGCCTTCGGCAAGTGGCACAACACGCCCACCCGCGACACCACTGCGGCCGGGCCTTTCGACACCTGGCCAACCGGCTACGGGTTCGAATACTTCTACGGTTTCCTCGCCGGCGAGACCTCCCAGTACGAGCCGCGCCTCTATCGCAACACCACGCCGATCGAGCCGCCGCGCAAGCCCGGCTACCACCTGAGCGAAGACCTCGCCGAGCAGGCCATCGACTGGCTGCAGGACCACCAGAACTTCGCCCCCTCCAAGCCCTTCTTCCTCTACTGGGCGCCCGGCGCCGTGCACGGCCCGCACCAGGTCAACGCGCAGTGGGCGGACAAGTACAAGGGCAAGTTCGACTCCGGCTGGGACAGCTACCGCGAGGAAACCTTCAAGCGCCAGAAGGCGCTCGGCTTCATTCCGCAGAACGCCCAGCTCACGCCGCGCCCGGCCGAACTCCCCGCGTGGGACAGCCTGAGCCCCGAGCAGAAGCGCTACCAGGCCCGCCTGATGGAGGTCTATGCCGGCTTCATGGAGCATGCCGACACCCAGGCCGGCAAGATCCTGGATGAACTCGAACAGGAGGGAAAACGCGACAACACCCTGATCTTCTACGTGTTCGGCGACAACGGCGCATCGGCGGAGGGCATGGAAGGCACCATCAACGAGCTGCTCGCCCAGAACGGCATCCCGGTTCCCAAGGAACAGCAGCTGAAGGTGCTCGACGGCATGTACGGCGGACTGCCGGCACTGGGCGGCGCCAAGCTCGAAAGCATGTACAACGCCGCCTGGGCCTGGGCGGGCTCCGGCCCCTTCCCCGGCACCAAGCTGGTGGCCGGCTACTTCGGCGGCACGCGCACCCCGCTGGCCATTTCCTGGCCCAAGGGCATCAGCGCGGATAAGGCGGTGCGAAAGCAGTTCCACCACGTGAACGATATCGCCCCGACCGTCTACGACATCCTCGGCATCACCCCGCCTAAATCGGTCAACGGCGTGGCCCAGGACCCGCTGGACGGGGTCAGCCTGCGCTACACCTTTGCCGATGCCCAGGCCGAGTCGCGCAAGCCGGCGCAGTACTTCGAGGTGCTCGGCAGCCGTGGCATCTACAAGGACGGCTGGATAGCCTCGGTGTTCGGCCCGCGCAAACCCTGGGTGCAGGGCTTCTCTCAGTTCATGGGCTGGAATCCGCAGAACGACCACTGGGCGCTGTACGACCTCAGCAACGACTACTCCCAGGCGAACGACCTCTCGGAGAAATTCCCGGAGAAGCTCGCCGAACTCAAGACAGAGTTCGATGTGCAGGCCAAGGCCAACCACGTCTACCCCATCGGTGCGGGCCTGTATCCCTTCCTCAACCCGTCCGTGCTCGCCCGTGGCGACCGCAAGGAATGGCATTTCAACGAGCGGGTCAACCGCCTGCCGGAGTTTGCCGCGCCCAACCTGCGCAGCCGCCACAGCAGCGTCCGCGCCAACATCCAGCTGCCCGACAAGGCCAGCGGCGTGATCTACGCGCTCGGCGGCATCGGCGGTGGGGTGACGCTCTACCTGGACGAGGGGCATGTGAACTACGAGTACAACGACCTGGCCATCGCCCGCATCAAGTTGCGCTCCGAACGCCCCCTGGCCGCCGGGGACGCGCAGATCGAAGTGCTCACGGAGCCGACCGACGCCAAGCCCGGTTCGCCGGTGAAGCTGACGCTGAAAGTCAACGGTGAGGAAGTGGCCACCGGCGTCACGCCCTTCTCGCCGCCGCTGACCTTCACCGCCAGCGAAACCTTCGATGTCGCGGAGGACCTGGGCTCGCCGGTATCGCTGGATTACTTCGAGCGCGCGCCCTTCGCCCTCAACGGCAAGGTGCAGGACCTGCACATCAGCTACCTCCCCTGA
- a CDS encoding 2,4'-dihydroxyacetophenone dioxygenase family protein produces MLYESIDTAAINDEDLPWIPFAPYSNDVLLKYIKCDPVRGETITLLKVPAGATLPKHHHSGTVIVYTIKGAWKYIEHDWISREGGVVFETAGTRHTPIALTEYGDEIITLNITQGDLLYFDENDNLFAIENWKSGVERYLAYCQANGIEAKDITSFAA; encoded by the coding sequence ATGCTTTACGAATCGATCGACACTGCCGCCATCAATGACGAGGATCTCCCCTGGATTCCCTTCGCCCCCTACAGCAATGATGTGCTGCTCAAGTACATCAAATGCGACCCGGTGCGAGGCGAAACCATCACCCTGCTCAAGGTGCCGGCGGGGGCCACACTGCCCAAGCACCATCATTCCGGCACGGTGATCGTCTACACCATCAAGGGCGCCTGGAAATACATCGAGCATGACTGGATTTCCCGCGAAGGTGGCGTGGTCTTCGAGACCGCCGGCACCCGCCATACCCCCATCGCCCTGACCGAGTACGGCGACGAGATCATCACCCTGAACATCACCCAGGGCGACCTCCTGTACTTCGACGAAAACGACAACCTGTTCGCCATCGAAAACTGGAAGAGCGGCGTCGAACGGTACCTCGCCTACTGCCAGGCCAATGGCATCGAAGCCAAGGACATCACCAGCTTCGCCGCCTGA
- a CDS encoding SDR family oxidoreductase yields MFENKVVVITGAGSGIGRALARQLAQAGARLALSDINESALQETLRLLPANTSAQGYKLDASSRTEVFAHAEQVRRDFGGVHYVINNAGATVVGTVANTSVDEYEWQLNLNLYGVLYGTKAFLPMMLEQREGCIVNISSVFGLLAFPCQSAYNMSKFAVRGLTECLWQELEGTGVRAVCVHPGGIRTNIERAGRRVAAAGAEEDKFAGQAEKMLVTPPETCAADIIRGLRKGRKRILTGHLSRTIYWLVRLLPNSYPALVRRLS; encoded by the coding sequence ATGTTCGAGAACAAGGTGGTGGTCATCACCGGCGCCGGCTCCGGTATCGGCCGCGCGCTGGCACGGCAGCTCGCCCAGGCCGGTGCGCGCCTGGCGCTGTCCGACATCAACGAGAGCGCCCTGCAGGAAACCCTGCGATTGCTGCCCGCCAATACATCTGCCCAGGGCTACAAACTCGATGCCAGTTCCCGCACGGAGGTGTTCGCCCACGCGGAGCAGGTGCGGCGCGATTTCGGCGGCGTCCACTATGTGATCAACAACGCGGGGGCCACCGTGGTCGGCACGGTGGCCAATACCTCCGTGGATGAGTACGAGTGGCAGCTGAACCTCAACCTCTACGGCGTGCTCTACGGCACCAAGGCCTTCCTGCCGATGATGCTGGAGCAGCGCGAAGGCTGCATCGTGAACATCTCCAGCGTGTTCGGCCTGCTCGCCTTCCCCTGCCAGAGCGCCTACAACATGTCCAAGTTCGCCGTGCGCGGCCTCACCGAATGCCTATGGCAGGAGCTGGAGGGCACCGGAGTGCGCGCGGTCTGCGTGCATCCGGGGGGCATCAGGACCAACATCGAGCGCGCCGGCCGGCGGGTGGCGGCAGCGGGGGCCGAAGAAGACAAATTCGCCGGCCAGGCGGAGAAGATGCTGGTGACCCCGCCGGAAACCTGCGCCGCCGACATCATCCGCGGCCTGCGCAAGGGCAGGAAACGCATTCTCACCGGACACCTCTCCCGCACCATCTACTGGCTGGTGCGCTTGCTGCCCAACAGCTACCCGGCCCTGGTGCGCCGCTTGAGCTGA